A single region of the Pararhodospirillum photometricum DSM 122 genome encodes:
- a CDS encoding indolepyruvate oxidoreductase subunit beta has product MNTCVSVPPATLADTVTNVMLCGIGGQGVLTAAEVLAAAAVREGFDVKKTEVAGMAQRGGVVTSHVRMGPRVLAPAIAPGEADILIGFEAAEALRGAAHLRPGAVIVVSDLQVKPPVVHQGLFAYPDDPISALRAQGWTVRAIPARDIAERLGSLRLMNTVMLGAIGDLLPVPATVLRAQVVDNFRKRKPALADLNGQAFDEGRAAAERG; this is encoded by the coding sequence ATGAACACCTGTGTAAGCGTTCCCCCAGCGACCCTGGCCGACACCGTCACCAACGTCATGCTCTGCGGCATCGGCGGCCAAGGCGTCCTCACCGCCGCCGAAGTTCTGGCCGCCGCCGCCGTCCGCGAAGGCTTCGATGTCAAAAAAACCGAAGTCGCCGGCATGGCCCAGCGCGGCGGCGTCGTCACCTCCCATGTCCGCATGGGCCCGCGCGTCCTCGCCCCCGCCATCGCCCCCGGCGAAGCCGATATCCTGATCGGCTTCGAGGCCGCCGAGGCCCTGCGCGGCGCCGCCCACCTGCGCCCCGGCGCCGTCATCGTCGTCAGTGACCTCCAGGTCAAACCCCCAGTCGTCCACCAAGGCCTGTTCGCCTACCCCGACGACCCCATCAGCGCCCTGCGCGCCCAGGGCTGGACCGTCCGCGCCATCCCGGCCCGCGATATCGCCGAGCGCCTGGGCAGCCTCCGCCTGATGAACACCGTCATGCTCGGCGCCATCGGCGACCTCCTCCCCGTCCCCGCCACCGTCCTGCGCGCCCAGGTCGTGGACAACTTCCGCAAACGCAAACCCGCCCTCGCCGACCTCAACGGCCAAGCCTTCGACGAAGGGCGTGCGGCGGCGGAGCGGGGGTAA
- a CDS encoding demethoxyubiquinone hydroxylase family protein yields the protein MPSVSRSHPRRRRPGDPSQAQHIDRVLRVDHAGEYGAVRIYQGQQAVLAWRGSPHARVVAEMQAAEEHHLATFTTLMVERRARPTLLAPLWHVAGFALGAGTALLGDRAAMACTAAVEEVIDGHYLDQVHSLDDDEAPLRDTLETFRAEEAHHRATALAHGAEQAPAYPLLRGAIKSGTRLAIWLSERV from the coding sequence ATGCCTTCCGTCTCGCGTTCCCACCCCCGCCGGCGCCGCCCCGGCGACCCCTCCCAAGCCCAGCACATCGACCGCGTGCTGCGAGTCGATCACGCCGGGGAATACGGAGCCGTTCGGATCTACCAAGGCCAGCAGGCTGTCTTGGCGTGGCGCGGCTCGCCCCATGCCCGCGTCGTTGCCGAAATGCAGGCCGCCGAGGAACACCACCTCGCCACCTTCACCACCCTCATGGTCGAACGCCGGGCCCGCCCCACGCTCTTAGCCCCCTTGTGGCATGTCGCCGGCTTTGCCCTGGGCGCCGGCACCGCCCTTCTCGGCGATCGCGCCGCCATGGCCTGCACCGCCGCCGTCGAGGAAGTCATCGACGGCCACTATCTGGACCAAGTTCACAGCCTGGACGACGACGAGGCCCCGCTGCGCGATACCTTGGAAACCTTCCGCGCCGAGGAAGCTCACCACCGCGCCACAGCCCTCGCCCACGGCGCCGAACAAGCCCCCGCCTATCCCCTCCTGCGCGGCGCCATCAAATCCGGCACCCGCCTCGCGATCTGGCTCTCTGAGCGGGTGTAG
- a CDS encoding PepSY domain-containing protein, whose amino-acid sequence MKRNAFLISALTASAVSFPALAFAFGGPGNCPGPMGGPGGLGGPGGDPGLMREAVAATKIDLVRALAAAREVAPGPVIAAHLVPFAVPAAPRGNSFAQPPLAPTFMVTILDKGVRSVVSVDGATGKASVAGTATGILAQPGHPGMGMGMGMPGGRQGRGPFGPPVDLTGTKIDALQAVEAATKAVKGGKVAMVKGVERDGDKAWLVGIATQADTAPAEGAGPGAAFTLVFVDPESGAILNTQERQPGMGPGRGWN is encoded by the coding sequence ATGAAACGCAACGCTTTTCTCATCTCGGCCCTGACCGCTTCGGCCGTTTCGTTTCCCGCGCTTGCCTTTGCTTTTGGCGGCCCCGGCAATTGCCCCGGCCCCATGGGCGGCCCCGGCGGCCTTGGTGGGCCCGGTGGCGATCCTGGCCTGATGCGCGAGGCCGTGGCCGCGACCAAGATTGATCTTGTGCGTGCCTTGGCCGCGGCTCGCGAGGTCGCCCCCGGCCCCGTCATCGCCGCCCACCTCGTGCCGTTCGCCGTGCCGGCCGCCCCGCGTGGCAACAGCTTCGCCCAGCCGCCGCTGGCTCCCACCTTTATGGTCACCATTCTCGACAAAGGCGTGCGGAGCGTGGTGAGCGTCGATGGGGCCACCGGCAAGGCCAGCGTGGCCGGCACCGCCACCGGAATTCTGGCCCAGCCCGGCCATCCGGGGATGGGCATGGGGATGGGCATGCCGGGCGGGCGTCAGGGCCGCGGGCCGTTCGGGCCGCCCGTCGATCTGACCGGCACCAAGATTGATGCGCTTCAGGCCGTCGAGGCCGCTACCAAGGCCGTCAAGGGAGGCAAGGTGGCGATGGTCAAGGGGGTCGAGCGCGACGGCGACAAGGCGTGGCTGGTGGGCATCGCCACGCAGGCCGACACGGCTCCGGCCGAGGGGGCGGGCCCGGGGGCAGCGTTTACCCTGGTCTTTGTTGACCCCGAGAGTGGCGCGATCTTGAATACCCAGGAACGTCAGCCCGGCATGGGGCCGGGGCGCGGCTGGAACTGA
- a CDS encoding disulfide bond formation protein B translates to MTSRVSLAPFDRVRALALALLLVAGGVLLGVVYAQVGLGIEPCILCLVQRGPWVAVAVLAALAFQPTLSDLWRRRLLGAIAVVLGVNMVVAGYHVGVEAHWWAGTAACGAGPKPPAATSLSDLRAALAQAKPETPRCDEPGWTLGGISFAGYNFGLCLILAAVSAGVARRTA, encoded by the coding sequence ATGACCTCCCGCGTCTCCTTGGCCCCGTTCGATCGGGTCCGTGCCCTGGCTCTTGCGCTGCTTCTGGTCGCGGGCGGCGTGCTGCTCGGGGTCGTGTATGCCCAGGTCGGTCTGGGGATTGAGCCGTGCATCCTTTGTTTGGTTCAGCGGGGCCCCTGGGTTGCCGTGGCCGTTTTGGCCGCCCTCGCCTTCCAGCCCACGCTTTCGGACCTCTGGCGGCGGCGCCTGCTGGGCGCGATCGCCGTGGTTCTGGGCGTGAACATGGTGGTGGCGGGCTACCATGTCGGGGTCGAGGCGCATTGGTGGGCTGGCACGGCCGCCTGTGGGGCGGGCCCCAAACCGCCGGCGGCGACCTCGCTATCCGATCTTCGGGCGGCCTTGGCGCAGGCCAAGCCGGAAACGCCGCGCTGCGACGAGCCCGGGTGGACGCTGGGGGGGATCAGTTTTGCTGGGTATAATTTTGGGCTGTGTTTGATTCTGGCGGCGGTGAGCGCGGGGGTCGCTCGGCGCACGGCCTAA
- a CDS encoding response regulator transcription factor, whose protein sequence is MRILVIEDDPEVSAHLLKGLREAGHVVDGVTQGRDGLFQAATEAYDLLIVDRMLPGVDGLTIIRTLRASDNTVPVLILSALGEVDDRVKGLRAGGDDYLVKPFAFSELLARLDALARRAQNTEGEPTRLRAGELEMDLLSRRVTRAAKVIDLQPREFRLLEYLMRHAGQVVTRTMLLENVWDYHFDPQTNVVDVHISRLRRKIDEGFDKPFLETVRGAGYVLLTGEA, encoded by the coding sequence ATGCGTATTCTGGTGATCGAGGACGACCCCGAGGTTTCGGCCCACCTTCTCAAAGGTCTGCGCGAGGCCGGGCATGTGGTCGATGGCGTGACCCAGGGGCGCGACGGCTTGTTTCAGGCGGCCACCGAGGCTTATGACCTGCTCATCGTCGATCGCATGCTGCCGGGGGTGGATGGTCTCACCATCATTCGCACGTTGCGGGCCTCCGACAACACGGTGCCGGTTCTCATCCTCTCGGCTTTGGGCGAGGTGGATGATCGGGTCAAGGGTTTGCGGGCCGGGGGCGACGACTATCTGGTCAAGCCCTTTGCCTTTTCCGAATTGCTGGCCCGCCTCGATGCCCTGGCGCGCCGCGCCCAAAACACCGAGGGCGAGCCCACCCGTTTGCGGGCCGGCGAGTTGGAGATGGACCTGTTGTCGCGGCGCGTCACCCGGGCGGCTAAGGTCATCGACCTGCAACCCCGCGAATTCCGCTTGCTGGAATACCTGATGCGCCACGCCGGGCAGGTGGTGACGCGTACCATGTTGCTGGAAAACGTGTGGGATTATCACTTCGATCCCCAGACCAACGTGGTGGATGTGCATATCAGTCGGCTACGGCGCAAAATTGATGAGGGCTTCGACAAGCCCTTCTTGGAAACCGTGCGGGGTGCCGGCTATGTCCTCCTTACCGGCGAAGCCTGA
- a CDS encoding DUF2142 domain-containing protein, with translation MPGERRQRACLRPCGVLSFLVHFQEVRPAGLIMARAPSLIALTKHEIKQIQTSDKDLEMLALCLRDDPKKRNCEMPGRESASGAKGVALLKNIFTRLISLSDRFERRRGPFLAILFLGVAVPACLFYTYIVPPGQVADETAHALRVHALSHGVVFGHRASTVHISGQEFIGSGIKGDPALYHMGFIILRGEVISRNQLLSLPLTPWTGEKKFYEIGPIATYLPHFYLPSAALVALARPVVDSPYGVFIIGRLGSLLAFVTLGAAALTVARRGHLVLLCTLCVPMTLSLAGSLNQDGVIIATSVLGAALLTRQDPSRPALHQGAWWGAGAAFLAVALAKPPYFPLLALLLLPWPGLVRQELTRRLLVIAGGCALAIGWAILAQGTMGGQIIHPPAVLPNPAGGPDLVYPGPNPKEQARYLLAHPALILTLPWKTLLADATIPLTMIGVLGWLQVLMPTWYYGFCYGALAVAMVGDSCREAVKRIAWAEAALALLVLFACIEGIYLSQYLVWTHLHYPSVQGPQGRYLLPLLPLTLFLLPALREGRRGWPFLALAPVAAAVLGLVAAPLAVVTAFYAR, from the coding sequence ATGCCGGGAGAACGACGGCAACGCGCTTGCCTTCGACCATGCGGAGTTTTATCCTTCCTCGTTCATTTTCAAGAGGTTCGTCCTGCCGGGCTTATCATGGCCAGGGCGCCGTCTTTGATAGCATTGACAAAACACGAAATCAAGCAAATCCAGACTTCAGACAAAGACCTGGAGATGCTTGCTTTATGTCTGCGTGATGATCCGAAAAAGAGGAACTGTGAGATGCCCGGAAGGGAGAGCGCTTCGGGAGCGAAGGGCGTTGCTTTGTTAAAAAATATTTTTACTCGACTGATCAGCCTCTCTGACCGCTTCGAGAGGCGTCGAGGCCCTTTTCTCGCCATCCTTTTTCTAGGAGTTGCCGTCCCGGCCTGCCTTTTCTACACCTACATCGTCCCCCCGGGCCAAGTGGCTGACGAAACGGCGCATGCCCTGCGGGTCCACGCGCTCTCGCACGGCGTTGTCTTTGGCCACCGGGCCTCAACCGTTCACATCAGCGGACAAGAATTCATCGGATCGGGCATCAAGGGTGATCCTGCGCTCTATCACATGGGATTTATCATCCTGCGAGGAGAGGTCATCAGCCGAAATCAGCTCCTCTCCTTGCCGCTCACGCCCTGGACAGGGGAAAAAAAGTTTTACGAAATCGGCCCGATTGCCACCTATCTCCCTCATTTTTACCTGCCCTCGGCGGCTCTGGTGGCGCTGGCCCGGCCAGTTGTTGATTCCCCTTATGGCGTGTTCATCATCGGACGCTTGGGCTCCTTGCTGGCGTTTGTGACCCTCGGCGCGGCGGCTCTAACCGTGGCCCGGCGGGGGCATCTTGTGCTGCTTTGCACACTGTGCGTCCCCATGACCTTGTCGCTGGCCGGATCCTTGAACCAAGACGGGGTGATCATCGCCACCAGTGTTCTCGGAGCCGCTCTCCTCACCCGCCAAGACCCCAGCCGCCCAGCCCTGCACCAGGGGGCCTGGTGGGGGGCGGGAGCGGCATTTTTGGCCGTGGCCTTGGCCAAGCCCCCCTACTTTCCCCTCCTCGCTCTCCTGCTGCTGCCGTGGCCGGGCCTCGTGCGCCAGGAACTGACGCGCCGCCTTCTGGTCATCGCCGGCGGGTGCGCCTTGGCCATCGGGTGGGCCATCCTCGCCCAGGGAACGATGGGAGGACAGATTATCCACCCGCCGGCGGTGCTGCCCAATCCGGCCGGAGGCCCCGATCTCGTCTATCCAGGCCCCAACCCCAAGGAACAGGCCCGCTACCTCCTGGCCCACCCCGCGTTGATCCTCACCCTTCCCTGGAAAACCTTGCTGGCAGATGCCACCATCCCCTTGACCATGATCGGGGTGCTGGGATGGCTCCAGGTCCTCATGCCCACGTGGTATTACGGGTTTTGCTATGGCGCCCTGGCCGTGGCCATGGTGGGGGATAGCTGCCGTGAGGCGGTAAAGCGCATCGCGTGGGCCGAGGCTGCCCTGGCTTTGCTCGTGCTGTTTGCCTGTATTGAGGGAATCTATCTCTCTCAGTATCTTGTGTGGACCCACCTTCACTATCCCAGTGTTCAGGGGCCACAGGGCCGATACCTTCTCCCTCTGCTTCCCCTGACCCTGTTTCTCCTGCCCGCGCTGCGCGAGGGGCGTCGGGGGTGGCCTTTCCTCGCCCTGGCACCGGTCGCGGCCGCGGTTTTGGGATTGGTCGCAGCGCCCCTTGCCGTGGTCACGGCCTTTTACGCCCGTTAG
- a CDS encoding ABC-type transport auxiliary lipoprotein family protein encodes MTGTALLSSPGGESVWSTPYAFWDEPLAPRLTRDLVGFLRAVGPFAGVLVGEAASAPAETLVLTPRLLRFQHYVSPSAPGITVSLELSLYEPATDTVRVRATYTETVPLADPGLEAAVEAQGEAVRRIFLRFIRDVGAPAA; translated from the coding sequence TTGACCGGTACCGCCTTGCTCTCCTCCCCCGGCGGCGAAAGCGTGTGGTCCACGCCCTACGCTTTTTGGGACGAACCCCTGGCGCCGCGTCTGACCCGCGATCTCGTGGGCTTCCTGCGCGCTGTCGGGCCGTTTGCCGGGGTTTTGGTCGGCGAGGCCGCCAGCGCACCGGCCGAGACCCTGGTGCTGACCCCGAGGCTGCTGCGCTTCCAGCATTACGTCTCGCCCAGTGCCCCCGGGATCACCGTGAGCCTCGAACTTTCGTTGTACGAGCCGGCCACCGACACCGTGCGCGTGCGTGCCACCTACACCGAGACCGTGCCTTTGGCCGATCCGGGACTGGAGGCCGCCGTCGAGGCCCAGGGCGAGGCCGTGCGGCGCATTTTCCTGCGCTTCATCCGCGATGTCGGGGCGCCAGCGGCATGA
- a CDS encoding thiamine pyrophosphate-dependent enzyme: MNAVTETGAKRLLSGNEAVAHAVWEAGAALASAYPGTPSTEILEVLGGYPDLEAQWGVNEKVALEVAIGASLAGARSFCAMKHVGLNVAADALMSQTLAGVNGGLVIAVADDVGLSSSQNEQDSRYWGRFAHLPVLEPADAQEAHAFTLAAFVLSEEYSCPVLLRLTTRVCHVKTLVTVGPRRPAPERHFIRESRRWVMLPGNARAMIPAQFKREAALAEFAETTDLTQVWEGSDTSLGVITSGPAALSAREALPDVPLLKLGLGYPLPLERIRAFAAGVEKVLVIEETEPLIEQELRAAGLSVHGKDVLPRFGELSVTVLRAGVRTLRGEPAPTPPAETQTAVAAAAQVFPRPPTMCPGCPHLSPFYCLSRLRNSILISGDIGCYTLGAGQPWDAMDTCTCMGASLTLANGLAVGKSGPDANKAVVAVIGDSTFLHMGMQGLLNLVYNRANVTVLLLDNRAVGMTGGQEHPGTGLDLYGKDAPRVDFAALVKALGVKEERLHTVDPYQLPELFKLIRSEIQVDDVSVILTNQPCVLTHRHKARPALKVEEDQCTGCGNCLHVGCPAIQVVRRDQRTTASGAVKDLAFVRIDSAFCTGCGACLGPCGAKCIVPVTAEA, encoded by the coding sequence ATGAACGCAGTGACCGAGACCGGGGCCAAGCGCCTCCTGTCCGGCAACGAAGCCGTGGCGCATGCGGTATGGGAAGCAGGAGCGGCCTTGGCCAGCGCCTATCCCGGCACGCCGTCCACGGAAATCCTGGAAGTCCTGGGCGGCTACCCCGACCTGGAAGCCCAGTGGGGCGTCAACGAAAAAGTCGCCCTCGAAGTGGCCATCGGCGCCTCGCTGGCCGGGGCGCGGTCGTTCTGCGCCATGAAGCACGTGGGCCTCAATGTCGCAGCCGACGCCCTGATGAGCCAGACCCTAGCCGGCGTCAACGGCGGTCTGGTCATCGCCGTCGCCGACGACGTCGGCCTGTCGTCGAGCCAAAACGAGCAAGACAGCCGCTACTGGGGCCGCTTCGCCCACCTGCCGGTGCTGGAGCCCGCCGACGCCCAGGAAGCCCACGCCTTTACCCTGGCCGCCTTCGTCCTCTCCGAAGAATACTCCTGCCCGGTGCTGCTGCGCCTGACCACCCGGGTCTGCCACGTCAAGACCCTGGTCACCGTCGGCCCGCGCCGTCCCGCGCCTGAGCGGCACTTCATCCGGGAGTCCCGGCGCTGGGTCATGCTGCCCGGCAACGCCCGGGCCATGATCCCCGCCCAGTTCAAGCGCGAAGCCGCCCTCGCCGAGTTCGCCGAAACCACCGACCTGACCCAGGTCTGGGAAGGGAGCGATACCTCCCTGGGCGTGATCACCAGCGGCCCCGCCGCCCTCTCGGCCCGCGAGGCCCTCCCCGACGTGCCGCTCCTCAAGCTGGGCCTCGGCTACCCCCTGCCCCTGGAGCGCATCCGAGCCTTCGCCGCCGGGGTCGAAAAGGTGCTGGTCATCGAGGAAACCGAGCCCCTCATCGAGCAGGAACTGCGCGCCGCCGGCCTCAGCGTCCACGGCAAAGACGTGCTGCCCCGCTTCGGCGAACTCTCGGTCACCGTGCTGCGCGCCGGCGTGCGGACCTTGCGCGGCGAACCCGCCCCAACGCCCCCGGCCGAGACCCAAACCGCCGTCGCCGCCGCCGCCCAGGTCTTCCCCCGCCCACCCACCATGTGCCCCGGCTGCCCCCACCTCTCGCCGTTCTACTGCCTATCGCGCCTGCGCAACTCCATCCTCATCAGCGGCGATATCGGCTGCTACACCCTGGGCGCCGGCCAGCCCTGGGACGCCATGGATACCTGCACCTGCATGGGCGCCTCGCTGACCCTGGCCAACGGTCTCGCCGTCGGCAAAAGCGGCCCCGATGCCAACAAAGCCGTGGTCGCCGTCATCGGCGATTCCACCTTCTTGCACATGGGCATGCAAGGCCTGCTCAACCTCGTCTACAACCGCGCCAACGTCACCGTGCTCCTCCTCGATAACCGCGCCGTCGGCATGACCGGCGGCCAAGAGCACCCCGGCACCGGCCTCGACCTCTACGGCAAAGACGCGCCCCGCGTAGACTTCGCCGCCCTGGTCAAAGCCCTCGGCGTCAAAGAAGAGCGCCTGCACACCGTGGATCCCTACCAGCTCCCCGAGCTGTTCAAGCTGATCCGCAGCGAAATCCAGGTGGACGACGTCTCGGTCATCCTCACCAACCAACCCTGCGTCCTCACCCATCGCCACAAGGCCCGCCCCGCCCTCAAAGTCGAAGAAGACCAGTGCACCGGCTGCGGCAACTGCCTGCACGTCGGCTGCCCAGCCATCCAAGTGGTTCGCCGCGACCAGCGCACCACCGCCAGCGGCGCGGTCAAGGATCTCGCCTTCGTGCGTATCGACAGCGCGTTCTGTACCGGCTGCGGCGCCTGCCTCGGCCCCTGCGGCGCCAAGTGCATCGTTCCCGTGACGGCGGAGGCCTAA
- the aat gene encoding leucyl/phenylalanyl-tRNA--protein transferase encodes MFTLTPEVVVRAYASGVFPMARAHDDPRLYWVDPEKRGILPLDGLKVSRSLRKVLRKGAFSVTVDSAFSAVLKGCASLTPVRRETWINDRITRVFSDLHRLGMAHSVECWSSGSLVGGLYGLALGGAFFGESMFSRMADASKVALCHLVARLKRGGFHLLDTQFTTDHLCSLGAVEIPRQDYHQRLEAALAQRGEFHVPVPDEEVLGILERPCGF; translated from the coding sequence ATGTTCACCCTGACTCCCGAGGTTGTTGTGCGGGCCTACGCCAGTGGCGTTTTCCCCATGGCCCGGGCCCATGACGATCCCCGCTTGTATTGGGTTGACCCCGAAAAACGCGGCATCTTGCCCCTCGACGGGCTCAAGGTGTCGCGCTCGTTGCGCAAGGTCCTGCGCAAGGGCGCCTTTAGCGTCACCGTCGATAGCGCCTTTTCCGCCGTGCTCAAGGGCTGCGCCTCCCTCACTCCGGTACGGCGCGAAACCTGGATCAATGACCGCATTACCCGGGTTTTCAGCGACCTTCACCGCTTAGGGATGGCCCACAGCGTCGAGTGCTGGTCGTCGGGCTCGCTGGTTGGCGGCCTCTATGGCTTGGCCCTGGGCGGGGCCTTTTTTGGCGAGAGCATGTTCTCGCGCATGGCCGATGCGTCCAAGGTAGCCCTGTGCCATCTGGTGGCCCGCCTCAAGCGCGGCGGCTTCCACCTTCTGGATACCCAGTTCACCACCGACCACCTGTGCTCGCTGGGGGCTGTCGAGATCCCCCGTCAGGACTACCACCAGCGCCTGGAGGCCGCCTTGGCCCAGCGCGGCGAATTCCACGTTCCGGTGCCGGACGAGGAGGTCCTGGGGATCTTGGAACGGCCCTGCGGCTTTTAA
- a CDS encoding glycosyltransferase family 2 protein translates to MVEGKRVAVVLPAYNAARTLAQTVQEIPRDLVDDIILTDDASTDDTLAVAKALGITTVRHDQNRGYGGNQKTCYQAALAAGADVVVMLHPDYQYSPRLIPAMVAMIASGHYDVVLGSRILGTGALKGGMPLYKYIANRALTFFQNIMVKQKLSEYHTGYRAFSRNVLEELPLLRCSDDFVFDNEMLAQAILRDYRIGEISCPTRYFAEASSINFRRSVVYGLGVVATSLRLWAHRLSLRQDPLFAPGDEGRLPSASKAPVTP, encoded by the coding sequence ATGGTCGAAGGCAAGCGCGTTGCCGTCGTTCTCCCGGCATACAACGCGGCGCGAACCCTGGCGCAAACCGTTCAGGAAATTCCCCGCGACCTCGTCGATGACATCATCCTGACCGACGACGCCAGTACGGATGATACCCTCGCCGTTGCCAAGGCGCTGGGAATCACCACCGTGCGCCATGACCAAAACCGGGGCTATGGCGGCAATCAAAAGACCTGTTATCAGGCGGCCCTTGCGGCGGGAGCCGATGTTGTCGTCATGCTCCACCCTGATTACCAGTACTCCCCACGTCTGATCCCGGCGATGGTCGCCATGATCGCGTCCGGGCATTACGATGTGGTGTTGGGGAGCCGGATTCTCGGAACGGGGGCCCTCAAAGGGGGGATGCCCCTTTACAAATATATTGCTAACCGCGCATTGACTTTCTTTCAAAATATTATGGTTAAGCAAAAGCTTTCAGAATACCACACGGGCTATCGAGCTTTTAGTCGCAACGTTCTGGAAGAGTTGCCTCTTCTTCGTTGTTCAGACGATTTTGTCTTCGACAACGAGATGTTGGCTCAGGCGATCTTGCGAGACTACAGAATCGGCGAAATTTCCTGTCCGACCCGCTATTTTGCCGAGGCTTCGTCCATCAACTTCCGCCGCAGTGTGGTCTATGGTCTGGGCGTGGTCGCGACCTCGCTGCGGCTGTGGGCGCACCGCCTCTCCCTGCGCCAGGACCCCCTCTTCGCCCCCGGCGACGAGGGTCGGCTCCCCAGCGCCTCAAAGGCTCCGGTCACCCCATGA
- a CDS encoding TVP38/TMEM64 family protein, whose protein sequence is MMQALRIALAATVLLLALGGALYQAGGGLDPTALAVWAQSLAQTSGHAWVLLLLAQVLIAAAGILPASLLCLLSGTLFGFWAGFGLSSVGTFLGAFLSFALTRSFLRPALVARLERLRRFRRVDTAFAAGGWRLVCLARLSPVMPFALTSLSLGLSSVRFREYALGTLACLPAMAGYVAAGTLLTEGLGAWQDQQETLGWLSAGVGAVATVGLVAYGGHLLARALRGAEAS, encoded by the coding sequence ATGATGCAGGCCTTGCGGATCGCCCTCGCGGCGACGGTCCTTCTGCTCGCCCTCGGCGGTGCGCTCTACCAAGCCGGGGGGGGGCTCGATCCCACGGCTCTCGCCGTGTGGGCCCAATCCCTCGCACAAACCAGCGGCCATGCCTGGGTGCTGCTCCTGCTCGCCCAGGTTCTGATCGCCGCCGCCGGGATTCTTCCGGCCTCGCTTCTGTGCTTGTTGTCCGGCACCCTCTTTGGGTTTTGGGCCGGGTTTGGTCTGTCGTCCGTGGGCACCTTCTTGGGGGCATTCCTGAGCTTTGCCCTGACGCGCTCCTTTTTGCGGCCTGCTCTGGTTGCCCGTCTGGAACGTCTGCGCCGCTTTCGTCGGGTTGATACCGCCTTCGCCGCTGGCGGCTGGCGCCTCGTGTGTTTGGCCCGCCTCTCCCCGGTCATGCCCTTTGCCCTGACCAGTTTGTCGTTGGGGCTTTCTTCCGTGCGGTTTCGCGAGTATGCCCTGGGCACGCTGGCTTGCCTGCCCGCCATGGCCGGCTATGTGGCGGCTGGCACCTTGTTGACCGAGGGCCTGGGCGCTTGGCAGGACCAGCAGGAAACCTTGGGATGGCTCAGTGCCGGGGTTGGCGCCGTGGCCACCGTGGGCCTTGTCGCCTATGGCGGCCACCTTCTGGCGCGGGCCCTGCGCGGGGCCGAAGCCTCTTAA